GCTGTTTTGAGAATCTTTGCTTTGGGCATTAAGAATGTGCAGGATTTTGATTTTGTTGATGCACCTAGTGCTGAAGCAATTGAAATGGCTGTAAGGAATTTAATTCAGTTAAGTGCTATCAAACGAAGCAATGACAATTTTGAATTAACGGATGAAGGTCGGTgcttagtgaaaatgggaattGAACCTCGGCTTGGTAAACTGATACTCGGTTGCTTCAGTAATCGTTTGGGTAGAGAGGGAATTGTACTTGCTGCTGTAATGGCAAATTCTAGTAGCATATTTTGCAGAGTTGGAACTGATGAGGAAAAAATGAAGTCTGATTGCATCAAGGTAAAGTTTTGCCATCAGGATGGTGACCTCTTTACTCTACTCTCTGTGTACAAGGAGTGGGAGGCTGTACCGAGAGACAAGAAAAACCAGTGGTGTTGGGAGAACAGCATCAATGCCAAGACCATGCGAAGATGCTACGACACTGTTGTGGAGTTGGAAAGTTGCCTTGAACGCGAACTAACTTCAATCATTCCTAGTTATTGGCGTTGGAATCCTCGCAAGTCAACAGATTCTGATATGTATTTGAAAAAGGTTATACTCTCTTCTCTATCAGAAAATGTAGCTATGTACTCTGGAAATGATCAACTTGGTTATGAAGTGGCATTAACTGGACAACATGTTCTGCTGCATCCATCATGTTCGTTGCTTGTGTACGGTCAGAAGCCCAATTGGGTAGTTTTTAGTGAGATACTATCCAGTACTTGTCAATATTTAGTCTGTGTCACCTCCTTTGATTTTGACTCTTTGTCCACTCTTCACCCCCCTCCCTTGTTTGATGCATCTAAAATAATGAATCGGAAATTGCAAGTGAAGGTATTGAATGGTTTTGGTGGTACTTTGCTTAAAAAATTTTGTGGAAAGGGAAATAGTAATATGCTTTCTCTTGTAGCACGTATTCGGGAAACATGCATGGATGAACGTATTGGTATTAAAGTCAATGTTGACCAAAATGAAATTTCGGTATTTGCTACTACACAAGACATGGAAAGGGTTCTCAACTTTGTAAAGGGTTTCCTGGAGTGTGAGCAGAAATGGATGCATTATGAATGTTTGGAGAAATGCTTATATCGTGGATCTGGTGTGCCATCTGTAGCACTGTTTGGAGCCGGTGCTGAGATTAAGCATTTAGAACTTCAAAAAAGATGTTTAGATGTTGATATATATCATTCAAATGTCAGTTCCTTAAATCCAATAGAGGAGAAGGAACTTTTGATGTTTATTGAGAAGTTTACCTCCAGTACCATTTGTGCTTTTCACAAGTCCACCCCTTCAGGGCAGGAGGGTGATGACAAAGAAAAGTTGGGGCAGATAACATTTCCTTCACCTGAAGCAGCTCTAAAAGCTATCGAACTGAATCAAATTAAATTTGGTGGCGCCCTACTCAAGGTAACTCCATCACAGCCAACTTTTGGAGaccacaagttttttcctttccCCGCTGTTAGAGCTAAGGTATCTTGGCCTCGTAGGCCCAGTAAGGGGTTCGGAATTCTTAAATGTGACCCACATGATGTAGATTCTATGATTGATGATTTTTATAATCTTGAAGTTGGAGGAAAGTATGTGCGTAGTGAAGCTAGTACAAGGGCAGCAGATTCTGTATTGATTATTGGGCTTGACAAAAATTTATCAGAAAATGAAATTCTTGCTGATTTAAGGCGTCATACGAGAAGGAGAATCATTGATTTTTTCCTTATAAGAGGAGAGGCAGTAGAGAATCCAGCTCCTGATGTTTGTGGAGAAGCACTTCTAAAGCAAATTACTCCATTTATGTCAAAAAACAACCACCACAGTGCTTATTGCCGGGTGCAAGTCTTCCCACCCGAACCAAAAGACACTTTTATGAGAGCACTTGTTAGCTTTGATGGAAGATTACATTTGGAGGCAGCTAAAGCTTTGGAACAAATAGATGGTGAAGTATTGCCTGGATGTCTCTCGTGGCAAAAGATGAAGTGCCAGCAGTTATTTCATAGCTCTTTATCATGCTCAGAGCGTGTCTATTCTGTAATCAAGATGCAATTGGATTCATTGATTCGAAGCTTTACACATGTGAAAGGTactaattttcatataaattatATCTTTCTATTGTTTATCATATTGGTGCaagttcattttttttttcttttcacattTGCTATTTTGGAAGTCTGTCATGGTTTTATTTGCATTTTTCAAGTTTAAGTTCCTTTGATAGttgaaattatatattaaaaatgtgGCATCATTCTGTGGCTTTACCTCCTCTGTTCCTTTAACAACGGCTTGCATCATTCCTACCCAAAAGGATCTATAGCCCATTTTTTCTGGAGTTATCATAATGGTGCCATCATTTATAATGTTGTATTTTTCTTCCACACTAGTAAGAAAATGAGagaaaggattttttttttttggttgctACTTGGAATAAGTCAAGTAAATCATATGAGTGAACATTGTTCTTTGCTGTAAAAAATCAAGTTATTGATTGACATGGTGTTTCTTGTTTATAGGCATAGAATGCAGTCTAGAGCGAAATCCCAACGGTTCTTATCGGGTAAAGATATCTGCCAATGCTACAAAAACTGTTGCCGAGGTGCGGAGGCGTGTGGAAGATATGCTGAAAGGGAAGATCATAGACAACAAGACCCTTACTCCAACTGTTTTGCAGCTTATGTTCTCCAGAGATGGCATCAATCTTATTCACACTCTGCAAAGGGAGACAGGAACCtacattttctttgataggcATAGCCTTAATGTACGCATTTTTGGTTCTCACAGCAATGTTGCTGTGGCAGAGGAGAAAATGATCAACTCCCTTGTTGCTCTCCATGAAAGCAAGCAACTTCAGATCAATCTTCGTGGAAAAGACCTACCTCCAAATTTGTTGAAAGAATTGGTCAACAACTTTGGACCAGATCTCCGTGGGCTTAAAAAGAAGGTACCCGGGGCAGATTTTACTCTAAATACTTTTAGGCACACCCTAAGTATTCACGGAGACAAGGACTTGAAGCCAACGGTGGAGGAGATAATTTATAAGATTGCACAAATGAGTTGTGGTTCTGCCGAGAGATTTGACAATGATGTAACTTGCCCTATCTGCTTGTGTGATATCGAGGATGCTTACCAGCTTGAAGGCTGTGGGCATAAGTTTTGTTCGCTCTGCTTGGTAGAACAGTTTGATTCTGCTATAAAGAACCAAGATGGTTTCCCAATTCGCTGTGGACACGAAAGTTGTGGGTCACCCATTTTGTTGACAGATCTAAGGTCTCTTTTACCGGGTGAGAAGCTGGATGAGCTCTTTAGATCTTCTTTGGGGGCATTTGTTGCATCAAGTGGGGGTGTTTACAAGTTTTGCCCATCTCCTGACTGCCCTGCAATCTATCAGGTGGCTGATCCCGGAACTGCTGGGAAACTATTTGTCTGTGGTTCTTGTTATGCCGAGACATGTACTAGTTGCCATATGGAGTATCATCCCTACTTGTCCTGTGAGAAGTACCGAGAGTTCAAAGACGACCCGGATTCATCTGTGAAGGAATGGCAGAGCGGAAAAGACAACGTGAAGAACTGCCCCCACTGTGGGCACATGATCGAAAAGTGGGAAGGCTGCAACCATATAGAGTGCAGGTGTGGAAGACACATTTGCTGGAACTGCTTAGAGCTTTTCAATAGCAGCGACGAGTGCTATAACCATCTCAGGAATGTCCACATGACCATTATATGAGGACGTCGGAGCACTATTTTTAACAGAGGATTAATTCATCTAAAATTGAAGTAATTGTGTCTATATTTAAGACGTCTTTCATAATATTTCTGTGTATATGGCTGTTTTCAACTAGGTGTCTATAAGAAGCAAGAGTTCTGCTAATAGTGTCTGTAAAGTATTAGTGATTTGAACATTTTTAATCTTTAATCCACTGCCCCATGTAGTTCTGtttgtatatattatatataaaggGCTGAGCTTCCTCGCTACATGGTGTTTCTTTTTCTCTAAACAAAATGTCTTGAATCAATTATCTCGTGTTTCATGTCTTGAAGTTTTCTTTGGTTCTTGGGGATCAAAAAACAAATTAGATAATCGactatatgtatatgatatttaCACTCTTTGATAAGATATAATAATGATTATGTAATTACCTTCATCAGGGTATGTATGGAACATTTTAACtatatcatataatataatataattacttTACAACAACCAATTTCTCTGTAATGCCATTTTTACAAAAAGGCTTCCTTAAGACTTTTCTACATtatcttttcaaaaaaaaaaaaaaaaaagacttttcTACATTCAACAAAACAAGGCAGTTTTTTTTCCTTCTCAAAACATGTAAGTGCATCCAATTGCAGCAATGCCCAAACAAAACGCAAAAGCCACCACCCAAGTGATACAACTTCCATCTTGAT
The genomic region above belongs to Humulus lupulus chromosome 1, drHumLupu1.1, whole genome shotgun sequence and contains:
- the LOC133805875 gene encoding ATP-dependent RNA helicase DEAH11, chloroplastic-like, translated to MSMNNSMGSFRPSRPPENHRRCHPPSTFHSLPNRRHQFPANHRLHRPVAPTVTRLTPVARSNFVVDILRDQTTTGSVTEVQALVDQCLSKPESIKVYQSGGLVASLFFRKWVDALEVVVFLWKSRLDGAHRLMPKLNTGEIVPSARQELEDRLRAVFAESIGKLIDGDKVKHWSEKRDHLSIEINKSTGFLRKPRGLIALDELREKKKRLILEMELVDKRLKEFKSAMRCMLAYLEGKGLKEYNKDDIQVLRLDGGFNWSQIHSLMLRECKRLEDGLPIYAYRQGILHHIHSQQIMVLIGETGSGKSTQLVQFLADSGITADEAIVCTQPRKIAATSLASRVREESGGCYGDQSITCYPSFSSDQQFNSKVIFTTDHCLLQHYMLDKNMSKISCLIVDEAHERSLNTDLLLSLVKSLLCRRRNLRLIIMSATVDAHQLSNYFFGCRIFHVVGRNFPVDITYIPCTTGAYVSDVVRMATEIHKTEKEGAILAFLTSQSEVELACEKFVAPNAVALPLHGKLSFEEQFYVFQNYPGKRKIIFSTNLAETSLTIPGVKYVIDCGMVKESKFEPGSGMNVLRVCRISQSSANQRAGRAGRTEPGRCYRLYSESDFKSMPPCQEPEIRRVHLGVAVLRIFALGIKNVQDFDFVDAPSAEAIEMAVRNLIQLSAIKRSNDNFELTDEGRCLVKMGIEPRLGKLILGCFSNRLGREGIVLAAVMANSSSIFCRVGTDEEKMKSDCIKVKFCHQDGDLFTLLSVYKEWEAVPRDKKNQWCWENSINAKTMRRCYDTVVELESCLERELTSIIPSYWRWNPRKSTDSDMYLKKVILSSLSENVAMYSGNDQLGYEVALTGQHVLLHPSCSLLVYGQKPNWVVFSEILSSTCQYLVCVTSFDFDSLSTLHPPPLFDASKIMNRKLQVKVLNGFGGTLLKKFCGKGNSNMLSLVARIRETCMDERIGIKVNVDQNEISVFATTQDMERVLNFVKGFLECEQKWMHYECLEKCLYRGSGVPSVALFGAGAEIKHLELQKRCLDVDIYHSNVSSLNPIEEKELLMFIEKFTSSTICAFHKSTPSGQEGDDKEKLGQITFPSPEAALKAIELNQIKFGGALLKVTPSQPTFGDHKFFPFPAVRAKVSWPRRPSKGFGILKCDPHDVDSMIDDFYNLEVGGKYVRSEASTRAADSVLIIGLDKNLSENEILADLRRHTRRRIIDFFLIRGEAVENPAPDVCGEALLKQITPFMSKNNHHSAYCRVQVFPPEPKDTFMRALVSFDGRLHLEAAKALEQIDGEVLPGCLSWQKMKCQQLFHSSLSCSERVYSVIKMQLDSLIRSFTHVKGIECSLERNPNGSYRVKISANATKTVAEVRRRVEDMLKGKIIDNKTLTPTVLQLMFSRDGINLIHTLQRETGTYIFFDRHSLNVRIFGSHSNVAVAEEKMINSLVALHESKQLQINLRGKDLPPNLLKELVNNFGPDLRGLKKKVPGADFTLNTFRHTLSIHGDKDLKPTVEEIIYKIAQMSCGSAERFDNDVTCPICLCDIEDAYQLEGCGHKFCSLCLVEQFDSAIKNQDGFPIRCGHESCGSPILLTDLRSLLPGEKLDELFRSSLGAFVASSGGVYKFCPSPDCPAIYQVADPGTAGKLFVCGSCYAETCTSCHMEYHPYLSCEKYREFKDDPDSSVKEWQSGKDNVKNCPHCGHMIEKWEGCNHIECRCGRHICWNCLELFNSSDECYNHLRNVHMTII